A window of Halobacillus naozhouensis genomic DNA:
GTAAGGCGGCCTCCTCGTACATGAACTTTCTGACTTGAAGGTAATGATCATACGTGAAAAGAAGTCCCTGCTAAAAGGGACTTCTTTTGACTTTTCAGAATTATTCTTTTACTTTTAACGGATAGAAGCGTAAAGGAGGAAGCCAATGAAACATTACAGAATTGCTGTCATACCCGGGGACGGGATTGGCAAAGAAGTTGTACCGGTTGCACTCGATGTTTTACAACACACTGCTGAGGTGTTTGGAGATGTAACGTTTAATTTTACCGAGTTTCCATGGGGGTGTGATTTTTATCAAAAGTACGGCATGATGATGGAGGAAGATGGCATTGAGCAGCTCGACAAGTTTGATGCGATTCTGCTCGGGGCTGTCGGTGATCCCCGTTTAGTTCCAGACCACATTTCGTTGTGGGGATTGCTGATTAAAATACGGCGGTCAATGGATCAATCTTTAAACATTCGACCTGCCAAGTACTTTGAAGGTTTGGCCTCCCCACTGACCGCTCCAAAAGAATTTGACATTATGGTCGTGAGAGAAAATAGTGAAGGAGAGTATAGCGAAGTTGGCGGCCGTATACATAGAGGCGCGGATGAAGTCGCCATTCAAAACGCTGTTTTCACTCGAAAAGCTACGGAACGGGCGATGAGATATGGGTTTCAGTTGGCCTCACAGCGGAAAGGGAAGTTGACAAGTGCCACGAAATCTAACGGGATCGTCCACTCGATGCCGTTTTGGGATTCGGTTTTTGATGAAGTGAGGGAGGAGTTTCCAGAGATTAAGGCTAATCAGAATCATATTGATGCACTGGCAGCGTTTTTCGTTTCTAAGCCGCAGGAGTTTGATGTGATTGTG
This region includes:
- a CDS encoding tartrate dehydrogenase; protein product: MKHYRIAVIPGDGIGKEVVPVALDVLQHTAEVFGDVTFNFTEFPWGCDFYQKYGMMMEEDGIEQLDKFDAILLGAVGDPRLVPDHISLWGLLIKIRRSMDQSLNIRPAKYFEGLASPLTAPKEFDIMVVRENSEGEYSEVGGRIHRGADEVAIQNAVFTRKATERAMRYGFQLASQRKGKLTSATKSNGIVHSMPFWDSVFDEVREEFPEIKANQNHIDALAAFFVSKPQEFDVIVASNLFGDILTDIGGAIMGSIGIAPAANLNITGEHPSMFEPVHGSAPDIYGKGIANPIGQIWTAKMMLDHLGEVNMGASLLQAIEETTAAGVKTSDIGGQASTKEVGKEINKRIKVLSGK